A window of Rosa rugosa chromosome 7, drRosRugo1.1, whole genome shotgun sequence genomic DNA:
TATATATTCCATACATCGCACTTGATAGATATTTTATTCATAAAATTAACTTTACTTTCAAGATGTTTTGAttaaatattcttcatattttcaagTCATTAATTAACGAAGTTGGAAATCTGCTGTGATGCGTGTGATCGATATTGTTCATTATTCAAAAGTACATTGTAATAGAGAATTAGGTCCAAGTGACCAAGTAGCGTTAGAAATTGGTCCATTCATTCAAGGACTTGACTTTTCAGGAAGGTTGTAACCATTCAACTTACCTACTGGCTACTGCCAATCATTAACCTAATTCAATTGTAGTTATTATTTATAACAAGTGGACATTAAGAAGACAACATCAGAAAACATACAAGAGGGAACTTAGAAGAAGAACACTTCTAACATGTCAAGTTGGACTGACAAAGATTATTGTACTAGATCTGTCATGTTTGGGCAAGACTGGGCCGGCCTAGACCAATGACGATCCCTACTTGTGGTATGACAGTAGTGGGTAAGCCTATTCAGTTCAAGATAGCTCTGTGGTTGGTTGTTTCGTGCACACAGGTCAGTGAAGACAAGGGCTGTAGCAGAATGGATAGTGTTCCAGATGACGGCGACTCACCATTGATTTATGGATTTTGGCGGCTTCGATGTAAATCCTTACCATTTTAGGGTTGAGGTTGGTGGTGGCGCTTGATGTTGGTCTATCCTAAAGTAGGATGGCAGTGGAGGTCGCAGCGGCGAGTTAGTGGAGGGTCGCAACTGCAGTGTTCTGTCGGTGTGCGTGGAACGTGGAGGCGCAGACTGTGGAGAGTGGATATGGTTGGGCCTACCTGTAGGCCCTAGGCTAGCTGTCCTGAGGGCTTTTTGGACCTCTAATTGGGTAATACCCCTCTATATTAGTTTAGTTGTTTCTTTGCTTTCCTAATCCCTATTTTTATATGAAACTATGCACTTTTGTGTTTCTTTGCGTAGTTATGTAACAGGATCCGAACTGAATTTCACTCTGAAACCAGAATCAGGCCCTGCAGAGTCCACCCTAAAAGAATTGGACCTATAATTGGGTAATACCCCTCTATATTAGTTAGTTGTTTCTTTGCTTTCCTAATCCCTATTTTTATATTAAACTATGCACTTTTGTGTTTCTTTGCGTAGTTATGTAACATGATCCGAACTTAATTTCACTCTGAAACCGGAATCAGGCCCTGCAGAGTCCACCCTAAAAGAAATTtcaccaaaaatttggcggaacttcccccaAAAGTGGACAACCTAAAACCTGTAAAAATATTCTAGCACTCCTCAAATGAACATATCCATCTTAACTCCAGGAGCCTACATGCTCCTTACAATTCAAAACCAACTCCCAAATAGATAACataaaccaaataaacaaaCCTGGACATAGAACTTAAATCATCATCCCACCAACTACTTACATTCCAACTATATAAATTCCGAGTACACCACTTTAGAACATACTTAAACAGTTTGGTGATCAGAGCGATTCTACAAAATTAAGCCGATATATGACATAAGTAGGTTAAGTAATAACCTACAGTCAAAACGGAAGCTGTGAATCCTAAGTCTCGAATTCCTGAATGCCCAACCTCGGCAATCTGAAATCTGGGCAGTTGAAAAACCGAATGGCCCAGGGAAAAGCATTTAGAAAACTGTTAGAGTGAGTGAACGAAAAATAAATGATttcaaaggaaaataaaagaagatttaaCTCTTTCCCAttttattctcttaaaaaccAAGCATGAAGTAAGGTCTCGTGAATTACTCTTAATCTTCCTCTTTACAGAAAtctcaaaatgaaatcaaatccTCTGTAAATCCTTTCAAAACCTCTCAtaaagaaatatttcaaatcacTTTATAGATCTCATCTCAAAACTCTTGAAATCTCAATAAATACTCATATAGTCAAGTATCTCGAAATCCTTTTATAAATCATGTATATCTCAAATATATAATGATAAATCAAAACCACTTTAGAAATCTCAAAAGCCTCGATAGAAATACTCATGTCTGAAAATAGGCGATGACTAGAGGGAACTGCcaactagtcatctcatgccacctggaggggactgccgaccaaaAACGCATCGGAGGGTGCTGCCGACCGGATGAGGAGGTGATGGTTAGAGGGTATTACCGACTAACCATAGATAGTCAAAGagtactgccgactaactatctcatgtcatctggagaGTACTGtcgaccagatgacgcatcggagggtactGTAGACCGGGATATTCTGGAGGGTACTGTCGACCAAACTATTACCTAGAGAGGACTGCCGACCAAGTAATACATGCATGCACTAACATATTTACCTCCTCAAATAAACTGAAATCAATCTCtttaatatataaatatttaaCTCATAAAATCTCGATAACTCAAATATTTGAAATCAATATTTcttataatattttattaatcaacCACTTTCCGAAATCATTTCTCAGtaactcaataactcataatTTAAATAGCCCGATAATTAATAAAAGCTCTCAGAAAGGAAATTCAATACTAATCTCGTAAATTATAAATAAATCTCATAAATCAAAGCTCATAaaactcaatatctcaataagcTATAAAATCATAAATAAATCTCATAATAAATAATTGCTCAAAAtaatactgcatgcataatttaatttaaaataaatgtccactcacagatTTGCGCTATGAAGTTCGACCGATGATTTCTTTCTCGAACTCACTCTACACGTCGTCCTGAACAAATTAATATTATAAATATATGTTCCTCGGAATTAAATTGACGATAAtaaaatcgaaaccctaaaaccgATAATTCATCAGGAGCTCGAAATCATAAGGGAACGAGCTGAAACTGCATACCTTATATCGACTCAATAATTATACCAACATGTCGAAAAATAGGatcgatccaacggtcagatcttctcgaaTCTAAACCCGAATTTACGAAACCTCAGAAATTCCGATCATTTTCAAAACGTGTACCGATTGATACAAAATCAATGTCTACGCGCTGGTAATGATATGCTTGACCCAACATACCAAAATAGGACACCGGGAACGGCCGGATGCGCCGCTGGTTCCAACCCCGAATTGGGTCACCAAATTTCATCAACATGCTCCTCTCAACATTGCCAACATCTTTGTCAACTACaacattgattaatttcaaATGTATAGGGCAGAATTTACCTCGAACTCGAAATCCCAAAAAATTGCTCAAATCTTCAATTCTCCTTCCTCCGGCTGAATTGGAGCAAGAGAGTTAGTAGGTTAGGAACGTGGAGGAGGGGGCTTCAAAGCCCAGGTGGTGGTGTGGTCGGAAATGACCAGAATTTTAGAGATTGGccggaaaatagaaaaacaGCTTTGCCGAAAAATTGATTGCTGCGCTTCCTACCGCCGGTATCGTTGTGCACCACTACCAcatagaggaagaggaagacgaGACGGTCCAGATGGGACTGGTTTCActgccggaggtggccggaatcggcgCCGGCGAGGCCGAGAAGTTTGACGCCAAAACTCTCTCTATCCCCGGCTTTAAACCTTTATAACTCATTCATTGATTTTAACATGCttcatgtccacgaactcggtttATTGCGCTGTACAACTTTCTAGAAGGAAGTTTCCTAAAAaactgacccgaacaaaaagtcaacttttaaaATCCTTTAAAGTCCGAAACGAAGGTAAAAGTAAAGATGACTGtagtttaccgtccaaatgactaataAACGGGTAAGGTTGGGTACATGGCATAATCTGTTTAtttcatagttcataggctcGCTTTTGAATAAATGAGCATTGGTTGTCTAATAGGTGGTGCTAGCATGCCACATCCTTTGCCGGTGCTGTTGGCAAGGAAAGGTATGCATCTGTGCCATTCTGACTTGAGTTGttgattcaaaataaaaaaaaagagttccACCTTTAAAAGTGCCTATTtcttgaaagaaagaaaatagagaaaattaataaataaataccaCACTCATGCAgtaatgtcaaaaaaaaaaaaaagattaaaaattgACAAAATGCAATATTGAGCCAAATACAAAAAGTCAATTAACACATatacagaaaagaaaagaagaacccTATAGCGCAGATCGAAGCTCTCACTCTCTTTTCGAAATGGCCGAGTCAAAGAATCACACAGCTCACAACCAGTCCCGCAAGGCCCACAGGAATGGCATCAAGAAGCCCCAGAGGCACCCCCACACCTCCACCAAGGGGTTGGATCCCAAGTTTCTGAGGAACCAGAGGTATGCCAGGAAGCACAACAACACGAAGACTGAACAGTCGGCCGAGGAGTAGAGCGGGACCTGCCTAGTGATGATGAAGCGCTTCGGGTTTTATTCTGATTAgggttttattatttttgttttgatgttgttTTCGGAATTAACACACATACAGAAGATCGAGAATGGTATAATATTAACGACAAAGACATTAATTTATCGAGTCATGCGAACCGCCTTGGGGTTAGGCTAGGATTAAAGGGTTCATTTTCATCACACAGAAGTGGCATTATTTAGCTTCATCATACGAGACACGTGTGACAGATATTCACCCACTGGCCGAGCAGTGCAAGCTGCATGAAAATAATATAAGCGGGGCAAACGAGCAAACATTTTATCATCAACACGACATCCCAAAATCCTCCAAACAGACACCACCTGATGATGGAGGCATATGAGACCTATCGCATGATTTCTTTACATAGCGATACAAGCGCATATGTCAAAACTTGCATACAGTTCAGAACACATGAGGTTTACGGTCACATCAATGGCCAACTGGAGGAGGGGGATGGCCGGTTCAACTTTCTTTGATATTTCTACAGCAATACCTCACCGATCTTTTTGCTCAACGCCGATGAGAGCAAGCACATACATCAAGTCCTCCACGCTCCTACGTCGTTTGTCTACGGAGGTGAAGTTGAACTCAATCTTCGATTCCCCTAACATACATGCTTCCATATCaaatatatactattattaagagaaaagagtttgtcagccaaaacagaaaatgtttaccaaaatattcctcaaatattaaaaaacatttgaaatgaaatatttgagaaagacaaaatgatcaattcacaaataaaaaaaatttaacaaaaaaaaaaatcagaaatcaaatgtgcagcaattttctccacattttATAGAATAACTTCCCACGTAATTATTCACACTCATAAggtgtgtttggagtctagttATAAATagagtttttgtccatttaccccatttctagggatttttttcccacttaccccattaagtttttttaattctctcttatccaaaacactctaaggaggtcttccctaataccccattaacattttttttttgtttttaattttttttcaataccattttacccttaccctttattacttagagagagagagagaatggaagagagagaaactatatgAGACTTTGCCGGAGCCGGTCACCGACTACCACCCACCGAAAAGATTTActgccccaatagacatctattgccctccaatagaggggcaatagacttctattgccccccaatagacgtatattagCCATGTATTGCgccccaatagacgtatattgctccccaataaacgTTTCGATcaccgaaatgggaactaatcttactaaaattagacaaataaaactttgattaaaataaaaaaactaggagtttacataaattcaaaacgtctattgccccccaatatatactttttttttccctttttttctttccttctcggACTTCCACCCACAATTTACCCAAAGCAAAAAAGATTTTGACCATTTAACTGATAGCAATTACCAATTTGATCCATCCAATATTATAAAGGCCAGAAAATAGTTCATCATGATGTAACCAAATTAAATCC
This region includes:
- the LOC133723393 gene encoding large ribosomal subunit protein eL29z-like, with the protein product MAESKNHTAHNQSRKAHRNGIKKPQRHPHTSTKGLDPKFLRNQRYARKHNNTKTEQSAEE